The Gordonia sp. KTR9 genome contains a region encoding:
- a CDS encoding ABC transporter substrate-binding protein — protein MKTFRGSRSAPVVAAAAAAVALTGLAACSNDDSADSSSSASVAAPEGSFPGKAAAGDPVKIGLINNEGGQAISQPENREAAEAVVKYANENLGGIGGRPIELVTCKNTEDPNSARDCANQMVEANVSAVLVTSTGSGDSMAPIITGAGIPYVSAAGQAPSELTSDNAYMWTGGLPGTLQSMATYAGEKNMKKVTAYTIDVPAAISGLESVGTPSFKAKGVDLKIVPIPPGTPDATPQVSAGLGDNPEGVIVIGESNLCTAAFKALGTLGTTADRMSIQPCAAPSVVQAVGSSLDGVHVFSPADIVSDDPETVLYKSVMDKYSPDTDTTGYAVIGYQGMLGLVRAAQSVQGSDTSPATISKAIASARDVVLPAGHGITFTCDGTAAPGMKSVCSTGSIVSTFEDGELTDPQLVQ, from the coding sequence AGCGTGCAGCAACGACGACAGCGCCGACTCCTCATCCTCGGCCAGCGTCGCAGCCCCCGAGGGCTCGTTTCCCGGCAAGGCCGCTGCCGGCGATCCGGTGAAAATCGGTCTGATCAACAACGAAGGCGGGCAGGCAATCTCGCAGCCCGAGAACCGAGAGGCTGCCGAGGCAGTCGTCAAGTACGCCAATGAGAACCTGGGGGGCATCGGGGGCCGTCCGATCGAACTGGTCACCTGTAAGAACACCGAGGACCCGAACTCCGCACGCGACTGCGCCAATCAGATGGTCGAGGCAAACGTTTCTGCGGTCCTGGTCACGAGCACCGGATCGGGCGATTCGATGGCGCCGATCATCACCGGCGCGGGGATTCCGTATGTCTCCGCGGCAGGTCAGGCACCCTCTGAGCTCACCAGCGACAACGCCTACATGTGGACGGGCGGGCTGCCGGGCACGCTCCAGTCGATGGCCACCTACGCCGGCGAGAAGAACATGAAGAAGGTGACCGCCTACACCATCGACGTGCCGGCGGCAATCAGCGGGCTGGAGTCAGTGGGTACACCGTCGTTCAAGGCCAAGGGAGTCGACCTCAAGATCGTCCCCATTCCGCCGGGCACGCCCGACGCGACTCCTCAGGTCAGCGCCGGGCTCGGGGACAACCCGGAAGGTGTGATCGTCATCGGCGAGTCGAACCTGTGCACCGCCGCCTTCAAGGCACTCGGCACGCTGGGCACCACGGCCGATCGCATGTCCATTCAGCCGTGTGCGGCGCCCTCGGTTGTACAGGCCGTCGGCTCGTCACTCGACGGTGTCCACGTCTTCTCCCCCGCGGACATCGTGTCCGACGACCCGGAGACCGTTCTCTACAAGAGCGTGATGGACAAGTACTCTCCTGACACCGACACCACCGGCTACGCCGTCATCGGCTACCAGGGCATGCTGGGTTTGGTCCGTGCTGCACAGTCGGTGCAGGGCAGCGACACATCACCCGCCACGATCAGCAAGGCGATTGCATCGGCAAGGGACGTCGTTCTTCCTGCGGGACACGGGATCACGTTCACCTGCGACGGCACTGCCGCACCCGGGATGAAGTCGGTCTGCAGCACCGGCTCGATCGTTTCCACCTTCGAGGACGGCGAGCTGACCGATCCTCAGCTCGTCCAGTAG